The following nucleotide sequence is from Xiphophorus maculatus strain JP 163 A chromosome 22, X_maculatus-5.0-male, whole genome shotgun sequence.
TTGCTGCATTCATCCAAATGTCAGCACCTTCTCTTCTTCTTGCACCTAGCACCTTCTTCTTGGAGGCCGTTTTTGAAAGATGGAATGTAATTtgtaggtgtgtgtttgttaatGTGTAGCTTGTTCATTGTTGGACTTTGTCCTCAGGTCTCTCTCCCACCACAGTCATGTCAACCAAGGTCGCCATTGTCACTGGAAGTAACAAAGGCATTGGGTTTGCCATCGTCAGATCGCTCTGCAAGCAGTTCCAAGGGGACGTTTACCTCACTTCCAGAGATGTGTAGGTAGCTCACCTGGCAACACCTGAACAAGAATAAACTGTTTCtcttaaagtttattttcatttcacctCTTTGAATTATGTGTCTTTCTCCACCCTAATTGTTCACAATCATAAATGAGTAACGAACTTCAGTAAAAGACTGACATGTTGTTAGAGGTTTAgtgttgaaattttatttatttatttttttgttattatttttgggcGAATGTTGAGTCCTCCTGTCAGATTTCACCAGGTGAAACCAAAGAGTAAGcactgaggaaaaacaaacaaaaaaatctaagagAAGGACTAATTTAGTTTTGATTACTTCTTATGCATTTTATGATAATTGGGTTGTagtttcatagttttttttatttattgtttatgaatatattttttttatattaattgatAACATTTGGGTAGTTAAGTCATATAAACCTTGTTTGTTTAACCTTTGCTTGTTTTTAGCAGAAGAATTTGAGCATTGACCAGGGACAGAACAGCCTTTTGTCTAATTCTggcacatttacagaaatgtgcATTAATGTGCATTATTCCTActgaataatttcaaattaaattacatagTGTTAATTAGAGCTGCGCCCTGCAATGGACTgtcaacctgtccagggtgaccccgcctctcgcccgaaatgtagggacaagggtgtacagaaaatggatggatggatggatggatggatggatggatggatatttagGGCTGCGCCAAGTACAGTTTTGGCCGATCttgctccccccccccctccccccccttttttttgtctgaaaagtcactaaatttAGCAACAAAGTCACTAAATTGGCAGtagggtgactattgttaacagTGGTAGACTGGAGGACAGTGGTTGCAGAGGTAGATGAGATCAGTTTCCTCATGTAAATATTGGCTGATCTCCCAAAAATTGATTATTGGCCGATACTTGCATATGAATCccatcttatccactgatcttatctacctctgcaaaattcttaaaattaatcactgcctttttttttttgctctgctgtgaggtTAAACTGACTGACAGACCCACCAGGTCATatctgcacatttgcagttaacaatagtcaacCAAcacagtgactttcttgctatatttaaatttcaaatggCCAAACTTGGAATTGGCAAGTCAGGTTTcttaaagatcggtaatcagCGATGAGTCAGAAATCTGTAATCGATACATCCCTAACCCCTAGCATTAATTACTTGAAAAGTTTTGTATGTAAAACCCTTGTCACCAGGTGTAAGTTGAGATCAGTTTGTTTAACAACTAAACGTGTAGATAAcctacattttcaacatttgaccgtaaaataaatggaaatgttttgcagTGATCGAGGTCAGGAGGCCATAGAGTCTCTGGCCTCAGAGGGGCTGAAGCCTCTGTTTCACCAGCTGGACATCAACGACCTGAACAGCATTAaaacagctgctgctttctTCAAGGGGAAGTACGGAGGAGTGGACATCCTCATCAATAACGCTGGGATAGCTTTCAAAGGTAGCTTTGGAACAATGCAGATCAAATGAACTCACATCTAAACATACCTGTAGTTACTCCAAAGGTAAATCACGTTAGTGgtgaaaataacaaatgaaTTTATATCCGTGTAATACACAAaagtaattgatttattttccaattgggataataataatgctgtgtttttgctttttgaattgATTCATACCTGACTCTAACATCATGTTGACTCTTTAGTGGCTGACACGGCTCCGTTTGGGACTCAGGCTGAGGTCACTTTGAAGACCAACTTCTTCGCCACCAAAGACATGTTGACTCACTTCATGCCTCTCATCAAAGCTGGAGGTAGACAGTCAAATCTCATTCCATTTTGATACAGGTTTCTGATCATCCCATCAATAATctggtggaaaaaaatccaaaatatttttggggaaCTGTTCAATGACCTGGACAGCATTAaaacagctgctgctttctTCAAGGAGAAGTACGGAGGAGTGGACATCCTCATCAGTAACGCTGATTTACATTTTGAAGATGTAAATCAAATTAACTCTTTAATCAGTACAAATTATTATaactaaaactgaagaaaaatatttaaataaataaaagggggggaaaaagctaaatatatatatatatctttttagATTCTAAAAACATATTCTCTTCTGCTTTTGTCATCTAGTTTCAGCTGAGATTCCCTATGtcataattattttatctttaaatagACTGTAGAGAAAATGGACAGGCATGAAATATCTATAAATGAagcaatacatttaaaataattaaataaaacatagtaTATGGATCCTTAAGGGTCCATTCCTGGCCCGTTAAGATAATATTGATATTGTCCACCATGGGGTTTTCAGAACCTTGCCATGATATTTTTGATGATGTATTTATTCACGGTGTGAACATAGATATCTTACACTATGTTTATGCTGTGCATAGTTTTTGATGTCCTCTCTGTTTCTTAGGTCGTGTTGTGAACGTTTCCAGCTTTGTTGGCTCCCGCACTCTGAACAACTGCAGTCAAGAACTCCAGCAGCGTTTCCGTAGCGACGACATCACAGAGGACGAGCTGGCGGTACTGATGCAGCGATTCGTTGACGCGGCCAAAAAGGGCGAACACAAACAAGATGGCTGGCCGGATACAGCCTACGGAGTGTCGAAAACTGGACTGACGGTAGGATTTACAGAGCTGTGAAATGATATTCATCATTTGTTAcagatttcagatttaaatgttaCAGGTCATgaaatgaattttaatttcCAACTAATATGACCTGATTGGTTACATGGAACCAGTTTTAAGATAGTATTGCTTCTTAAAGGAGAACTGCGAGCTGACATTTCTTTGTACTTAATTTGTAGCTGCAGCATTATTAAATGGcactttatttgaatatttttatttctatgtagAACAAAGTTATTTATCAttaattctacatttttatttgcacaatGTAGATCAACTGCTATGGGCTGCTTTGGGTTCAGATAAATGaagaattattaaaaatgttgaaggttatcctgcaatagtcagccccgcccactcctcactacgtcccagggctgcctactgaccagttctctgtctaacaggtccggaaaatctctgagacctgggtattaccctaaaagtactctataagagataatctatttaaactggtggcgaaagtgattcgtctagctctaactacctccaatccagaagttatgaccctttacagttaagaaacaatcagctgagtagccctcacagctgcgtaattccaataaccacttctgttaacggtagcccactttctaaatcataacttgcacttggaaccggctagattatgtttagtgacttagatgtaagtcccagggtcattatttattctcaccaaaggaaattatgaagcctcctatttactggaatcatgtacattagttttaccttaattaaaagaactgaacaaagattaaatgactctattaattccaatgtccaccaacctcattagaattttatagtataaatttattaagcaagcttaagcaaggatatgcgacatacaaatcaataatcaatcgtatataattcaaaaacagtgtaataaaatttacatgtacaatcctactaccctgtctcctttccctaactttaagtcgcacgttctgaaatggaatttcaatgagcagattcaactcatacccagacgatggtggatcttttggcaacaggaatttctagcatccttggttgaggtctttgccttgtgtggaaaaatcctccttagaaaggaaacaaagcagaacgggtccgaatccttttgcaaaacccagttcctcatccctgagggacctttgtccttcctccaagtcttgttgcagagttgaaattgctgggttgagacgagaccgacggtcGAATGAAGAACTAGAGATGGGGCGATgggacccagtcctttcttggcggtgtgaagtccgagctcccccgtagttctgaagtgcggtccgtagctcaatctgctcctgcaggttgtctcttcttctgcgcCGCCGGACTGGGAACAGTCGGTTCCTCTTTGCAGCCCGTTTTTATACACTTCTCCACCATGTATGTGTATGGGGAGCTTCtggtctacgtgacttcctgaacatctgctgtttttcgTGAAAAAGTCCCCAACGTTTCCCAACCTGTCCGTACTTTCCCAAACctgttgcttcagccaaactcaccgcaccacccatcctgtgcgccctggccatctgttcagaactgcttgcgacatttcctgttttcagggCTGTACTGCATTCTCCTCTTTTCTATATCTCACTTTCCTCTATTACAACTCAGTAACCACATTCAacctgttgttaaacctgtttgaattactttcaaatgatttcaacttcatattcattgacaataaatcattaaacataatcattacatagttaaatcattacagatcctTAATCAGAGattctttgcagaaagttattgagtgattacttatactcatattattcagacatattcaacttaattaacttttaatcaaaccacaagattactttatttcttccaagccattatgcatctttttctgcgtgtgcctggaaagatctcatacccttatgccagttttcttgacaccccctccatgagatcggacggtgcttcgcagaaaacacagagtccaaagtcaaaagagatcaagtccatcatcacaagtgatagtgaggatgtctcgctcatagcaggtaaccggagacgatgaaggtgtccaggaatccacaaccTCATACTCCGTGAGAGTCGACGGCGGAGAAAGCCAGAGTTCTGCGCCCAGGTCGTTGTCAAGTGTAGATCcacctgagacggaaagggtggaacgttccagcggaggctgcagaggcgaaggcaagtccatgccgaagtctggcagcgttgatggattgttgcagtagccgtccaactctgccagcagatcctggaaatccatatcacttggtgatggagatgaaggggaaagggtgtcctcagtctggcatgcttggggagatgaactgagtttctcagtttgggtacctctctcgttagtcgtactgctggcttggcatccgacgtcgataaacaaatccggagacacgggacgtgtaggcggaagatagtcgcccaccgccacaactcggccatccaacagatgtaaagttgggaggcattgccgagtaagttGGTGTTCCCATAACTTATGAATCACGGGCAGCCGTAGTCCCGTATACAACGGAGATGCTGTAAAGTCGTCGTCGTCTAGGCcaaatgcagaggtccacacgattttgtgcacccgttccagggatctagatgtggaatccgctatgtagggcaaatcctccagccctgtggcgcagagaattgccgttacatcattaaaatggctgctcacgcatttgtgacaccagcgggcggacgatgccacccaaatgaatccataggattctgcggcgatcccacatcccacacagcaggttggtgcctgaggagaaacagcaacccaggtaacttcatgatTTTGGTTACGGATTAATAAGATTTACTTACAACGACGAAAATGCAAAagcgaaagctgagagagtAGGCTGGTTTAAGCCCGTGTGCCGGCTTGTTTGgcgagccaaggtgaattaatcacaggagccgaaATGTCATGATCTGGAGCTGGTTCCcctcgatcatagacatgagctgaatcatggaatattgccgcgtaggtcatcagccagacaacaatggcgaggtccgaggtctcatgaagccagtagaggaccaccaggatcccccaaaccgttgcccaaagagccagaattaTCCACTTTTGCATCCAAAGTCGCCGTCCCCGACCTTTGATAGACAAGGCCTGGCGCGCTAAGTAGATGAGGATAGATACTGCGAAAAGCCCTTCTAGAATAGCTGTGAGAATCTTAAATGGGGCGGTTCGTGCAGCTTGTGCGCCCCCCAGGACCAATTCCAGTATCAGGGCTGCGGTATCggtgatgagccacaggcagaccacaacgCCCCTGCGCCAATTAATGCGAGTACGGCCCATCAGGTAACAAGCGAAGAGGGACGaagccaacccccatctgtggagaatgattggacggaggataagcttggcatatccttgtagcgcgacgaagatcctcataggatgtcccctgggccaaggaccggtgtggcagaagactaccCAGGCCAGGGTAATCCCTAAGTGCTCAAGGGTACTCACTTGAATtggtgcaaaaagtgagttgggatttgatgagttggTCGAAGAGTTGGTGtccatgatgtgagatgatggtcGCTCCGGATCAGGTCCTGTCGGCAGCTGCGGTGAAGGTTGAATGGCTCGCCGGCACACGGCAGCTctctctcttatgcagaagtaggctcctccttaggggggaggggctggtagtCCCTCCTTTTGCAACGACACAGTGCTTGTAGCCACGCCTCCAGGACGATTTTACCGATGATCAACGCCACGGCTACGCCCAGGATGCCCAAGAGGTATGGCCACAGCAGACTCAAAGCACTCATCAACCAttgttcaacaatgttgaggccttCCTCCACCACATGAGCAACTTCTTCCACAACCTCGGAGGCGACGGCCACCAAAGTTGCCCCCAAAGTCTCGTACCAGTAACAGTCATGTTGATCAGAGCCTTCTCCACATTTTTGCCAATTCTCTGTAGTGGTtgagcaggtgagattggaatacaaAAGGTTAGGTcctacccagtcaaaccctgagTCTATGTTGCCATCACACAGACTTTTACGGAAAGCATGTCCTTCTGCGATGGCTATAAGGGAGTCTGGGATGAACGGTACAGGAAGACCAAGTATACTCTTGCgcttctggagatgatatcCTAGAATTGCATCGGTGCAGGTCCCTCCGCTCACTATCGCCCTTCGCCATGTTCCATTGAACTTTCGCCAAGTaacctcagaagagtgagtgtcatactcATCTGCATAATGGTCTTTGCAGTAACTTTCCCAACCTCGGAGCCCTCCGCAGGGTCGTCTGGCCAAACCTATTACACATTCAAGgatatttctggtgttgtttcTACAAGTCATGCGCCATGGTCTTGGGCTGACGTAACTGTCCGGTCTCCAAAAAATCCCAGGCCAAATCATGCGTTCCTTAGAGTAGACCGTAGCAATGTACTGGTACTGTACCCAATAGTTTGTTGATTCTGTAAGGCATGGTGTTATCCAGGCTTCAAACTCATGTTGTTGGAGTCCCCACCACTCGTAGTCCCATTTTCGATAGTAATCCTCGTACCAGGCTCGTAGGGCCCATTTAGCCGTAGGAGCTTTATCAGGATCAGGGCAGTTATACCTCCAGGTAGAGTGAAGAGCGCTGCCAACCTGCCAGAGGTCGCACCGTGGCGATGAGAGGGTTTTCTTCCAGCAGGTGTCATTTAGGCTCTGAAAAATTCTTTTTGCAACACACGtgtcaatttttgcaaagtccgTTTTAGGAACGGTGAGAAGGTCATCAGGAGTCGGAAGGCGCTGCGTACGCAAGTTAGCAATGTATAGATCCGTTAATCCAGTGTGAGAACGAACTGTCCCCTCTGGgaagtctcccataaagaacgtTTGGTCTTCGGCTATGTACGTCCACGGGAACGTGTTGTTCAGCCAGGGTTCAATTTCTGTACGGAGTGGACGTGTAGAGTGCCAAAAATCAGCCCAGTACTCTTCTATGGCTGATACTATATAATTCTGTCCTGCACATTTCACAAACTTGTTCCAGAGGCAAGGATTTAACCAACGAAAGTGGTGGTTGTAGCAGTGCTTTTGATCGTTTtcatacataaaccgtctaggtcctTGCCTGATCAGAAAAGCCGTCATGTTAGTCAAAGTATCAGGTGTAGGCGGCGTCATTGTGTTGACTGGAAAAGTACTTCGGGAGGCATTTCGAAAGGTCCAGTTCCCCGGCGGTGCGGTTGGGATGGTGTCATCCACCCTGCAGTTCAGGTGATAATCTCCCCAAAACTCCTCTCGGGGAAGCCAGGCTCGGCAGCCTGAGGACCTGTGTGGGGCTGGGTATACTACTTCTGTATCCCAGTACCCTTGGTTTGGCAACAGTAGCAGCGATCGACAAGCCATAttgcaatgccattctggcatacctcggtccgggtgaatccagttgcatctgacggtccgtcgttctttgttttgcagaacccgtatccagcagagcacGCCGGTGTCGAGGAAGTCATAGTTGTAGATCTCCCAAGTGCGATTCAGAAGGTCGTCCAGAATGGAGTCGTTCAATCCGAAAGCTCGGCGTTCCACGTACTTTTTCCCGTTGTCTTTGGCGAACagcccggttcggttctggacaGATGTTTCGTTGTTCCATGGTACAAAAATAGCCGTGGTGcttgtattccaacaattgaagttagcgtactTGGAATGTCCATAGGTGACTCTTGTATGCGTAAGATACCACggtccaactccgatgaagtagaagatagtagcaagaacagcagcagcaaacagcagggcaagaagcgttagcagccctttcaggcatagggATTTTCCGgttatcgtagtcgttttccgtagcaaAGGTTCGTTAGAGGTTTCCGAGTCGTCGTCAgtgtcagtagagctgtctgaATCCGATGTGACATCCAGCAACTCCGGGTCTGTAGGCTTACGCCTCATgccgatagcatccatcctggccagattagtGCTTCTCTGGGATCCGCTGTGTCAGGcgctgtacagatttttctcaaagagttgaggtggccctggttggcagggttctttccaacccgtctggtggcccttctctgctgcagggctgtatatatgggagaggggtagggtaagtcaggctccaaccccctccacacccacttccagtggaacaccctcCAGTAGTCCGGCCGAGGAAACGGGCCTTGGGCGGTGCCAGTTTTCAGCGCCTGGTCATACCAGGCCtcgtgtttgtaccctattggggcaggtactgagatgtaggtgtacaatgattgtcCATGCAGAATTAGTCTGGTGCGGTACCCCCAGGTTGacggagtaaaaatcctctggtgtggtggattggggtagaccctgtctatttccaattttaatggaagcctggtgttattaaatatataacattctggatttatttccctctttactATAGTTCTCGCCATACTTCGTGAAGTGGTCCAAATGACCATGTCATtgagtgaaatttcacaatacagtccttgcagtggttcaagataatggggaccccacctaatCCGTAGCTCGATCCCCCGTACCctgaaatacactgtattaaaagtccatggCAAGGATCTTGGGCACATAGGTGAAGTTGATGCATAATGGACCGTGTTACCGGACCCTCGTCCTTGCCAAGCAGGCGGTgcggtagggataaataaatgtggcttcgTGGAAGGGGGCGTCGTgtattcttcactttcccccacctgttttacgttttggaaattggtgggtcggagatatatgagatacttgagaaaataggcctcggtgagcggattggaaacagtgaaatcttctcttggcatatctagtagaatggaggtggtagggagttttaaaaacgggcctctgtctgatagtcccgatgagactccaacccccactttgaacaatctagtcacaaaacactgtctcccctttcgttttttggttttttgctgacctgcagactcgacgactcgttttcctccttccggtgcgtccatcagtcttggtttgtctttctccatggaaatgctgaggcgagcttctgccaggcgtgagttttgggtttcttcttgGGAGGCTTCGGCTCCGTACTGGACACGGTGGCGTAAGTCTGCTCGTCTGGTACCCTTTTGATGGCTACTCCGActgagtagatccctttatagggGACGGTGATCATGCGTACTGACAGCTGGACCTGACAGGAGGTGCTAGGATCAGAGGGCGTACCCGCCCTGTGAGCCACGCCTCCCgggtgttgcaaaactccatcccgaAACTGGGATTCCGCTGTCACCCAGTACAGGCAAGACTTCTCCTTTGGTCTCACCGCATTGCTGCCCCATCCGTCCACCTCAgtggtgtagtaatacataTCTGAGCTGCGTACCCCATCTTCCCTTGGTACATCCGGCAGATCCACTATGGGTATcgtgcagtcattgatgacttccaaaattagatgtgcccaggtggtcagttcccaggggcctgtccacccaccgttaacggcttgctctcgggcgtcatctgggagtgcacttagctcctcagctgatggttggtatgcatgaggccgatgtacccggaagaccacaggagagtggttggcattcaatggtggaaatgacagggatgctctagcagcgtcatatggccaggcggcttgaacagaatcccacaggacatcatggggcccttcttccctcttccacacccatgggtccagttcctctggagtgttcggaggggcggaaggtcctggtaatattatcggtatggagctcccatagttcggctgcacttgcccataggttctgtaatatcgcagcgagctgtaaaaccttgtcacttgccacccttcagcttcgcctgtcagtgttacctctCCGCTCCTCAGCTGTTCCTTGCACACAGGGCAGTGGTGTAGCTCATCTCCGTCCCACGTGCAATAAcaagttcttggtttttccttgagccacccccattgggtttccaacttaagccggggcaggtaacccactcggcagttcccacagacTGTATTGTTCAATACCGTGACCGGGGAGACGCGAAGAtgttgtagcatctctgcggtAGCCCCCTGGTGCCTTGGCTTCTCACGGCccggtccttcccagataatgggGAGATGGTGGTCTGTTAAACAAACCGGACAGCCGCTTTTAGCTTTCCCCCATACCAGCATCTCTCTCTCCTCCGACAGGACTCCATTTTTAgcccaatccaatttcttcagggctcgtcctgcccaaatccctgaaggtgttcttctaattacaaccacccctttcacggtggccagtccgagatagggtggaatggtacatgattcactggccatttcaccggcttctgtttcactttagtCAGGAACTGGCTTGAGCTGCTCAACTCCCtggatcccttttctttctagcaatactgtgttcctatccagtaTTTGCTTGACAatgtcagttgtctcaaacttgggtttCACCGCTGCATGCACAGGTTGctctcttgctttgacccacacgcgctgtccctctcggaatggcactctgggcgtcagcttctcctttttgtcgctggagccccgccccacttccttcgtggtgaacggccgttggttgagCTCCATCGCAGGGGCGGGCCTCtcggctctgcttctgtcgttcagggcctgccctatttccaccgcttgggtgctccaactgttggtgttagcatttttagctatccagcttttTACTAACCCAatggctcgttccaccactccgttggcttgtggggtgtagggtggcgagtaaactcgcattactccatacttctgacaccactggtcaacctgtgaattacggaaatgagtcccattgtccgtgcgcagctctttcgggattcccagggcactgcatacttgttccagcatgccgacaacgctattgccgtttgctttcctggctgcttttgt
It contains:
- the cbr1 gene encoding carbonyl reductase [NADPH] 1 is translated as MSTKVAIVTGSNKGIGFAIVRSLCKQFQGDVYLTSRDVDRGQEAIESLASEGLKPLFHQLDINDLNSIKTAAAFFKGKYGGVDILINNAGIAFKVADTAPFGTQAEVTLKTNFFATKDMLTHFMPLIKAGGRVVNVSSFVGSRTLNNCSQELQQRFRSDDITEDELAVLMQRFVDAAKKGEHKQDGWPDTAYGVSKTGLTTLSMILARRLSKERPNDGILLNACCPGWVRTDMAGPKAPKSPDEGAVTPVYLALLPAEAAEPHGKFVSEKEVKPW